The Kribbella sp. HUAS MG21 genome includes the window TTCCAGATCGACGGCATCTGGGTCGGCGAGTTCGCCCAGGCCAACTACATCAAGCCGCTCACCGAGACCGTCGGCGAGGCCGCGAAGGTGGACGACTGGGACGGCTGGAAGCAGATCCCCGAAGCCGTCCAGGCACTCGGCAGCTACAACGGCGAGCGGTACGGCGTCCCGGGCGGCACCGACGGCCGCGTCCTGTACTTCAACAAGAAGCTGTTCCAGCAGGCCGGGCTGCCCGCGGACTGGCAGCCGAAGTCCTGGGACGACATCATCTCCGCAGGTCAGGCGCTGAAGAAGCTGTCCGGCGTGACCCCGATCCAGATCAACGCCGGCACCGCGATGGGTGAGGCGACCACGATGCAGGGCGTGCTGCCGCTGCTCGTCGGCACCGGCGCGACCGTGAACTCCGACGGCAAGTGGCTGGGCGACACCCCGCAGCTGCGCCAGGTGCTCGACTTCTACAACCAGGTCTACACGACCGGCCTCGGCGACCCGGTGCTGCAGCGCGAGGCGAAGGGCCGGGACAAGTCGTTCGCCGAGTTCGCCGCGAACAAGATCGGCATCCTGCTGGAGAGCGACTACTTCTGGCGCAGCGTCGTCGAGCCCAAGGAAGGCGTCGCGAAGATGGCCGACCGGGACACGGCGGTCGGCTGGGCGCTGATCCCGGCGCGGCAGCCCGGCGCCGGCGTGAAGGGCCAGGACTTCGTCTCGATGTCGGGCGGCGGCGCGACCGTGATCAACCCGAACACGAAGTACCCGCAGCAGGCCTGGGAGTTCCTGCAGTTCATGAACTCCGCCGAGATGGTGAAGGAGTCGCTGGCCGGCGCTGCGAAGATCACGCAGCGGTCGGACGTCAACAGCGAAGTACTGAAGAGCGACCCGATGCTGAGCTTCGTCGCGGAGAAGGTGCTGCCGATCACGCAGTACCGCCCGGGCCGGGCGGAGTACCCGAAGGTCTCGGCCGCGCTGCAGCAGGCGACCGCGGACGTCGTCGGCGGCAAGGGCACCGAGGCGGCCGCGACGGCGTACGAGAAGGCCGTCGAGACGGCGGCCGGCGGCAAGGACAAGGTCAACAGCAACTGATGACCGCAGCCTCCGCACCTCCGGTGCCGGCCGAACCGGCGC containing:
- a CDS encoding extracellular solute-binding protein yields the protein MRSLSRLTTAGVLGAAALALLTGCLGSSDSGGGQDTNRNADAKKVELTFGSNSVKGGKSSAGATFVSDVLIPKFVAEQKGKGVDVTVKFQGDGSDDEVYKQKLSLDLSNKAGPDLFQIDGIWVGEFAQANYIKPLTETVGEAAKVDDWDGWKQIPEAVQALGSYNGERYGVPGGTDGRVLYFNKKLFQQAGLPADWQPKSWDDIISAGQALKKLSGVTPIQINAGTAMGEATTMQGVLPLLVGTGATVNSDGKWLGDTPQLRQVLDFYNQVYTTGLGDPVLQREAKGRDKSFAEFAANKIGILLESDYFWRSVVEPKEGVAKMADRDTAVGWALIPARQPGAGVKGQDFVSMSGGGATVINPNTKYPQQAWEFLQFMNSAEMVKESLAGAAKITQRSDVNSEVLKSDPMLSFVAEKVLPITQYRPGRAEYPKVSAALQQATADVVGGKGTEAAATAYEKAVETAAGGKDKVNSN